From a region of the Phragmites australis chromosome 21, lpPhrAust1.1, whole genome shotgun sequence genome:
- the LOC133903048 gene encoding uncharacterized protein LOC133903048 isoform X1: MDHDDTDFQSQNFQLAGEDNSKFPSGLRPFALPKLDDDQLQGHLRFDNLIDSEVFFSVQGHESSWIDVLSIGSSAVDFSSSAAESCSISKTNNVWSEATSTESVEILLKSVRENKMTDNMDGDAHLQFSGMNSQIDASNVQPKSRNSPTDGTVVPTENDQSQSTHSRMTDDPDGSRNTNSRMTDNPSSTQPQLEHFVPLLMDEKTEQAAGSILSDRNSNFVLDSVAEKCIVSDKLSSSSNNTSESCPAAGGYFKVVHDDHSLDKLSVPSAEVDSRKMNNEPFPELAPLENIYVTDSYHFEQDNQESEVSITQDSKICHINENKVEGGLHELQNLSCTGQPLGAVKLSSQVSNETLLSESSDGLLEAITNPIKMLHRNDDTCNRVSSTLQPSFPPIQHAAEGLKSSVDRNNELIKEFAIGSNSALSNQSEVDTRNSNPHLVTSLSTESSKMIQSPKKNFAHATGVPEETKNAWANSTNIFSGDESKLRVLEHHQDSVDNLKSGAMEEKTIREEMSAVSGNIEQMVESGHEENATGATGTSKDKFDSSERTAPDNFSADKLDTSEVPNIRLVNHEGSFKEGDTPASEEPENTCLVLTASGPQEKMSAPFINSRSDIVSTTVTDTPDNSEDKNDCSGGVSPDDSSAALPDEKDSRMSTMNYEGSFKEGAKPALEDEDHNVISPGSEPGGELPAVSVNSDINVICSGTVSAAKKAEYKEQANSLGGLSTGETQDKSGNHPDAYSQECQNDGPSIQSEHHTDPVTPSALGISTDKAVENIVETPLNTRDDLNAHVQDTVLSHDTYHSPGTVPSQGKLDSSLLEPGNGDRICSDATCDSPSVISCTEPSPQEGGHDSNTMVHQTLDEQSEDPKDSEALADATQSSKQCSTRYVKPTPGSEDTNSAGDDRSFSFEVGAQPNVSEKAHSPAWSPFPRYKASQSTEVTTESPHPGSSLKNTIDDSKKTSIVKAGKKQLSERKVNGSAGGASDNSNIGDSTKTKSSPPEQSQQHPTPECSDLANLPFTDAQHLQLRAQIFVYGALIQGTPPGEAYMLAAFGEPGVGKPTWEVAWRTALERFQYQKPIFPGLETPTSSRIGSCVSEKGSKSTTVRTAPASKKVGKTVLPAHSAVALHSPTFNAPLGSSAFNLQRGTHLEFSQAVSPAFTYNSHMRQPSPGVASWYPQSPGPRPVPWLVPPQNLIFDSSMQPAVPTNETTKGASSKNISISHAVSPGVFLPSPAPSIVSPPSAVVHEEKQKAPASTSKHGTASQKPRKRKKASASPEQQAVILSPQLKTDIASFTPAAKHTAGFTLSTHSPSNALCSELVSSTGQITSVPNYQITGTVDAEQRIIFSEQIRGAIEQSAGQAKGASMHSMEAVRHKESVWSHLSTIARNKVPPEVEEKLTSAAAAAEAAVSVAKAAAEAAKMASEAALQAKMMAEEALSSSKFVNSLQSHEAGKLNVNSNPHNLSSSTPASSWKIKDNSHAPGSIVSVAREVARKRVEEASAAAKRAKNLDAILKAAELAAEAVFNAGTIIGMGEPLPFTLSELLEAGPDGYWKSEQARNKKAGSVNDNPVTETLEVDVPADLKKPGRKRGRKPKYDQALLNSEPSSSGKELQLDGRHSGHGVKDVPTTTSLDGKSNDIAPISIIWNGIEKGSAVEVLSDKGGFGVAWFSAKVVDINESSVFISYDNHNEGIGPREEWVPFKQEGEKAPQLRLAHPATLSKFKTRKRRRETAGNCSWVIGDHVDAWVKDSWREGIIAQNYEADGTKFVVQFSAGGGADSLVVDAWNLRPSLVWKDGQWTAWSRAREMKSKSNKGDSPLEKRRRTGLQQAGGDLPIGGGAGGPPNDKSTNNAKKPEEPKPLALSQTDMIFNIGKSVVENKTDALAFKRPGLQKEGSKVVYGVPKHGKKKKFMEVSKHYVAGQADKISEGNAPNRFAKHFMPQLPRPRDNTSKVDQRGRRVGEMRSRIPKSSKSQNVAANSVPDKDPLPLSVPNSGVSERSSAFAGSMSSASTSDKPTVEKNKAALGAGLRTEDPSVSEMQTASTVPTSKQNVHTTNRTKRKYVPTVDNLNRSNLKTSERTTTDSGEPRRSNRRIQPTSRLLEGLQSSLIISKVPAEKGPRSLYRGPSSRGRAHG, encoded by the exons ATGGAtcatgatgatactgattttcaGAGCCAAAACTTTCAACTAGCTGGTGAAGACAATAGCAAATTCCCATCGGGCTTGCGGCCATTTGCACTGCCAAAACTTGATGATGACCAACTACAAGGCCACCTTCGATTTGATAATTTGATAGATTCAGAAGTATTTTTCAGCGTACAAGGGCATGAGAGTAGTTGGATTGACGTTTTATCCATTGGAAGTAGCGCTGTTGATTTTAGTTCTAGTGCTGCTGAATCTTGCTCCATTTCTAAGACTAATAATGTCTGGTCAGAGGCGACATCTACAGAATCTGTGGAAATCTTATTGAAATCAGTGAGAGAAAATAAGATGACTGATAACATGGACGGTGATGCACATCTTCAGTTTAGTGGTATGAACAGTCAAATTGATGCATCCAACGTGCAGCCTAAATCCAGAAACTCTCCAACAGATGGCACTGTAGTGCCAACTGAGAATGATCAGTCTCAGAGCACTCATTCTAGAATGACAGATGATCCTGATGGTTCTCGGAACACTAATTCTAGAATGACTGACAATCCTTCAAGCACCCAACCTCAGCTTGAACATTTTGTACCTTTATTGATGGACGAGAAAACTGAACAGGCAGCAGGGTCAATTTTATCAGATAGGAACTCGAACTTTGTGTTGGATTCTGTTGCTGAGAAGTGCATTGTAAGTGATAAGTTGTCCTCTTCTTCAAACAACACATCAGAAAGCTGCCCAGCTGCTGGCGGCTATTTCAAGGTGGTTCATGATGACCATTCTTTGGACAAACTCAGTGTACCCTCAGCTGAAGTAGATTCTAGGAAGATGAATAATGAACCTTTTCCAGAATTAGCTCCACTTGAGAACATTTATGTCACTGATTCATACCACTTTGAGCAAGATAATCAAGAGTCTGAGGTCAGTATTACTCAGGATTCAAAGATTTGTCATATCAATGAAAATAAAGTCGAAGGAGGACTACATGAATTGCAAAATTTGTCATGTACTGGTCAGCCTTTGGGCGCTGTGAAGTTATCCAGTCAAGTAAGCAATGAAACTCTACTGTCAGAAAGTTCTGACGGATTACTAGAGGCCATTACGAATCCGATTAAGATGCTGCACAGGAATGATGATACTTGTAATAGAGTCAGCAGCACTCTGCAACCATCTTTTCCACCAATACAACATGCAGCAGAAGGCTTGAAAAGTTCAGTTGACAGGAACAATGAACTCATTAAGGAGTTTGCTATTGGTTCCAATTCTGCTCTATCTAACCAATCTGAGGTAGACACGAGAAATTCTAATCCTCATCTTGTTACTTCTTTGTCAACTGAAAGCAGCAAGATGATTCAATCTCCCAAAAAAAACTTTGCTCATGCCACTGGTGTTCCTGAAGAAACAAAGAATGCTTGGGCCAATAGTACAAACATCTTCAGTGGTGATGAATCAAAACTTAGAGTGTTGGAGCACCATCAAGATTCTGTTGATAACCTAAAAAGTGGTGCCATGGAAGAAAAGACAATCAGGGAGGAAATGTCAGCAGTTTCAGGAAATATTGAGCAAATGGTGGAAAGTGGTCACGAGGAAAATGCAACAGGTGCTACTGGTACATCAAAAGATAAGTTTGATTCTTCGGAGCGTACTGCACCTGATAATTTTTCAGCTGACAAATTGGATACTTCAGAGGTTCCAAACATTCGCTTGGTAAATCATGAGGGGTCATTCAAGGAAGGTGACACGCCTGCTTCAGAGGAGCCTGAAAACACATGTTTGGTCCTAACTGCTTCTGGGCCTCAAGAGAAAATGTCAGCACCATTTATCAATTCAAGAAGTGATATCGTGTCTACCACTGTTACTGACACTCCCGATAATTCAGAGGATAAAAATGATTGTTCAGGAGGTGTTTCTCCTGATGATTCTTCTGCTGCTTTGCCTGATGAGAAGGATTCGAGAATGTCCACAATGAATTATGAGGGTTCATTCAAGGAAGGTGCTAAACCCGCTTTAGAAGATGAAGACCACAATGTTATTTCTCCTGGCTCTGAACCAGGTGGAGAATTGCCAGCAGTGTCAGTGAACTCAGACATTAATGTTATCTGTAGTGGTACTGTTTCTGCTGCAAAAAAGGCGGAATACAAGGAGCAGGCTAATTCTTTGGGTGGTTTGAGCACAGGAGAAACTCAGGATAAATCAG GCAACCATCCAGATGCTTATTCACAGGAATGCCAGAATGACGGACCTTCGATACAATCTGAACATCATACAGATCCAGTCACACCATCCGCATTAGGCATTTCAACTGACAAGGCTGTTGAAAATATTGTAGAAACTCCACTGAATACAAGGGATGATTTGAATGCACATGTGCAAG ATACAGTTTTAAGTCATGATACATATCATAGTCCTGGTACTGTTCCATCCCAAGGCAAGCTAGACTCAAGCTTATTAGAACCTGGGAACGGAGACAGAATCTGCTCTGATGCTACATGTGATTCCCCTTCAGTAATTAGTTGCACTGAGCCCTCTCCCCAAGAAGGTGGACATGACAGCAACACTATGGTTCATCAGACGCTAGATGAACAATCTGAGGATCCGAAAGATAGTGAAGCCTTAGCTGATGCTACCCAGAGCTCAAAACAATGCTCTACCAGATATGTAAAACCTACTCCTGGTTCTGAGGATACTAATTCAGCAGGAGATGATAGAAGTTTCTCATTTGAGGTGGGCGCTCAACCAAATGTATCTGAGAAAGCTCATAGCCCTGCTTGGAGCCCTTTCCCCAGATACAAAGCTTCTCAGAGCACcgag GTAACCACAGAAAGCCCTCACCCTGGAAGTTCATTGAAGAATACCATTGATGATAGTAAAAAAACATCTATTGTGAAGGCTGGTAAAAAACAGCTGTCAGAAAGGAAAGTGAATGGAAGTGCTGGGGGGGCCTCAGACAACTCTAATATTGGCGACAGCACTAAGACTAAAAGTTCACCGCCTGAGCAGTCACAACAGCATCCAACCCCTGAGTGCTCTG ATTTGGCTAATCTACCTTTCACAGATGCACAGCATTTGCAGCTACGTGCACAGATATTTGTTTATGGAGCTCTTAT CCAAGGAACACCTCCAGGAGAGGCTTACATGTTGGCAGCTTTTGGAGAACCTG GTGTTGGTAAGCCTACATGGGAGGTAGCTTGGCGAACTGCTCTTGAAAGATTTCAGTATCAGAAACCAATTTTTCCTGGCTTAGAGACCCCCACAAGCTCACGTATAG GTAGTTGTGTGTCTGAAAAAGGTAGTAAGAGTACAACAGTTAGAACTGCGCCAGCTAGCAAAAAAGTTGGCAAAACAGTGCTGCCAGCACATTCTGCTGTAGCCCTGCACTCGCCAACTTTCAATGCGCCTCTTGGTAGTTCTGCATTTAACCTGCAACGAGGTACTCATCTGGAGTTTAGCCAGGCTGTATCACCAGCATTTACATATAATTCACACATGAGGCAGCCTTCTCCTGGTGTTGCGTCCTGGTATCCTCAGAGCCCTGGTCCACGTCCTGTGCCCTGGCTGGTTCCACCACAAAACTTAATATTTGATTCATCGATGCAACCAGCTGTGCCTACAAATGAAACTACAAAGGGAGCATcttccaaaaatatatccatTTCACATGCTGTTTCACCTGGGGTGTTTCTTCCCAGTCCAGCACCTTCTATTGTTTCTCCTCCATCAGCAGTCGTACATGAGGAAAAACAGAAGGCACCAGCATCTACTTCTAAGCATGGAACAGCATCGCAAAagccaagaaaaagaaaaaaagcttCAGCAAGTCCAGAACAGCAAGCTGTCATTCTTTCCCCTCAGCTCAAAACGGACATAGCGTCTTTTACTCCTGCCGCTAAGCATACAGCAGGCTTCACCTTATCTACTCATTCCCCAAGCAATGCTTTGTGCAGCGAGCTTGTTTCTAGCACAGGTCAGATCACCTCTGTGCCTAACTACCAGATTACTGGTACTGTGGATGCTGAGCAAAGAATCATCTTTTCAGAACAGATCCGTGGCGCAATAGAACAATCAGCAGGACAAGCCAAAGGTGCAAGTATGCATTCTATGGAGGCAGTTAGGCACAAAGAAAGCGTATGGAGCCACCTATCCACAATCGCAAGAAACAAGGTACCTCCAGAAGTTGAAGAGAAGCTTACCtcagctgcagctgctgctgaaGCAGCAGTTTCTGTTGCAAAGGCAGCTGCAGAAGCTGCCAAGATGGCGTCGGAGGCTGCATTGCAGGCAAAAATGATGGCAGAGGAAGCTCTTAGCTCTTCTAAATTTGTCAATTCCTTGCAAAGTCATGAAGCTGGTAAACTTAATGTCAATAGCAATCCACATAACTTGTCAAGTTCAACACCGGCGTCGTCTTGGAAAATTAAGGACAACAGTCATGCCCCGGGTTCCATCGTTTCGGTGGCACGAGAGGTTGCTAGAAAGAGGGTTGAAGAGGCATCTGCAGCTGCAAAACGTGCAAAAAACTTGGATGCCATACTGAAAGCTGCAGAGCTTGCTGCAGAGGCCGTGTTCAATGCAGGAACCATTATTGGAATGGGTGAACCTCTACCATTTACTCTAAGTGAGCTTTTGGAAGCTGGTCCGGATGGATACTGGAAGTCTGAGCAAGCAAGGAATAAGAAAGCTGGAAGTGTCAATGATAATCCAGTAACAGAAACATTGGAGGTAGATGTGCCTGCTGATCTAAAAAAACCTGGTCGGAAGCGTGGCCGGAAACCTAAATACGATCAAGCACTACTGAATTCGGAGCCATCTTCAAGTGGCAAAGAATTGCAGCTAGATGGAAGGCACTCAG GACATGGGGTCAAAGATGTTCCCACCACCACATCGCTTGATGGTAAAAGTAATGATATAGCACCAATAAGCATTATCTGGAATGGCATTGAAAAGGGATCTGCAGTTGAG GTTTTATCTGACAAGGGTGGGTTTGGAGTAGCTTGGTTTTCTGCCAAGGTTGTTGATATAAATGAAAGTAGTGTTTTCATCAGCTATGACAACCACAATGAAG GAATTGGTCCTCGCGAAGAATGGGTGCCATTTAAACAAGAGGGTGAAAAGGCGCCTCAATTACGCCTTGCTCATCCTGCTACCCTCTCTAAATTCAAAACTAGGAAGCGTCGTAGGGAAACTGCAGGAAATTGTTCCTGGGTTATTGGAGATCATGTAGATGCTTGGGTCAAAGATAG TTGGCGAGAGGGAATTATTGCTCAGAATTATGAAGCTGATGGAACAAAATTTGTTGTACAATTTTCTG CGGGAGGTGGTGCTGATTCTTTAGTTGTTGATGCTTGGAATCTTCGTCCATCACTTGTTTGGAAAGATGGCCAGTGGACAGCGTGGTCCCGAGCAAGAGAAATGAAATCTAAATCTAATAAG GGTGATTCACCTCTTGAGAAACGCCGAAGGACAGGCCTGCAACAAGCAGGTGGCGATCTACctattggtggtggagcaggAGGTCCTCCTAACGACAAGAGTACCAACAATGCAAAAAAGCCAGAGGAGCCAAAGCCACTGGCTTTGTCTCAGACGGACATGATTTTCAACATTGGGAAGAGTGTAGTTGAGAATAAAACAGATGCTCTTGCATTCAAGCGGCCTGGATTACAGAAAGAAGGATCAAAGGTTGTCTATGGTGTTCCAAAACatggaaagaagaagaagtttaTGGAAGTAAGCAAACATTATGTTGCAGGCCAAGCTGACAAGATTTCTGAGGGTAATGCACCTAACAGATTTGCGAAACATTTTATGCCACAATTGCCAAGACCACGGGACAATACTTCCAAAGTTGATCAGAGAGGAAGGAGGGTAGGCGAGATGAGGTCTAGAATACCTAAATCTTCAAAGTCTCAGAATGTTGCAGCTAACAGTGTTCCCGACAAGGATCCTTTACCCTTGTCTGTCCCAAATTCTGGTGTTTCTGAAAGGAGTTCTGCTTTTGCGGGAAGTATGTCAAGTGCATCAACCTCTGATAAGCCCACTGTAGAAAAAAACAAAGCTGCGCTTGGTGCTGGCCTTAGAACTGAAGACCCTTCTGTTTCTGAAATGCAAACTGCATCAACTGTTCCTACTTCCAAGCAGAATGTGCACACTACTAATCGAACTAAAAGGAAATATGTTCCTACTGTGGACAACTTGAACAGAAGTAACCTCAAAACTTCTGAAAGGACTACTACTGATTCTGGTGAACCCCGGAGATCCAACCGGCGAATTCAACCAACTTCAAGG TTACTGGAGGGTCTGCAAAGTTCTCTTATAATTTCTAAAGTTCCTGCCGAGAAGGGTCCTAGGAGCCTTTACAGAGGTCCTTCGTCAAGAG GAAGAGCTCATGGCTGA